The Akkermansia sp. N21116 genome includes a region encoding these proteins:
- a CDS encoding DUF932 domain-containing protein — protein MNTHTSTHELYRNRDNSPLDKNQIRRVAPSVFADREDDSRSEKYRFVSSDSLLDQMEEAGFLVVGAQEQRTRKPDGTPTRKHLIRFAHRDVLEHHRDQRIEVVMINSHNGSCSYQLMAGIFRLVCTNGLIVGARIAAINIRHMGHTGEDVIAASLQLASETPRIMDDIHRMQGVELPYRRQVDFVHEAAQLRMGDDYEDRIRPEALLSPRRWNDIGFTAGGPATVWQCFNRVQENLIRGGVPLKPQKDGVYRRRSLRALNGIDGNTHLNRELWDLADSYTLNN, from the coding sequence ATGAATACTCACACATCCACCCACGAACTCTATCGCAATCGCGACAACAGCCCGCTGGACAAAAACCAGATCCGGCGTGTCGCTCCCTCCGTCTTCGCCGACCGCGAGGACGACAGCCGTTCGGAGAAGTACCGTTTCGTCTCCTCCGACTCCCTGCTCGACCAGATGGAAGAAGCCGGGTTCCTCGTCGTCGGTGCTCAGGAACAACGTACCCGGAAACCGGACGGCACTCCCACTCGCAAGCACCTGATTCGCTTCGCCCACCGGGATGTGCTGGAACACCACCGTGACCAGCGCATCGAAGTGGTCATGATCAACAGCCACAACGGCAGCTGCTCCTACCAGCTCATGGCCGGGATCTTCCGGCTGGTGTGTACCAACGGTCTGATTGTCGGGGCGCGTATTGCCGCTATCAACATCCGTCACATGGGACATACCGGAGAGGATGTGATTGCAGCCAGTCTTCAGTTGGCCTCTGAAACGCCCCGGATCATGGATGACATTCACCGGATGCAGGGAGTGGAACTCCCCTACAGGCGTCAGGTGGACTTCGTTCATGAAGCGGCACAGTTGCGTATGGGAGACGACTACGAAGACAGGATACGTCCCGAAGCTCTTCTATCTCCCCGGCGCTGGAACGACATCGGCTTTACGGCGGGAGGTCCGGCTACCGTCTGGCAGTGCTTCAACCGGGTTCAGGAAAACCTGATTCGGGGAGGCGTTCCCTTGAAGCCTCAGAAGGACGGCGTCTATCGCCGCCGTTCCCTGCGGGCACTCAACGGCATTGACGGCAATACACACCTGAACCGGGAACTCTGGGATCTGGCCGACAGCTACACCCTGAACAACTGA
- a CDS encoding glycoside hydrolase family 3 N-terminal domain-containing protein gives MLRFILSLLGVGLWSFIPCQAKERYQDASLPVEERVKDLMSKMTLEEKVAQMCQYVGIGHAVKAKKMPDASRTMGGIDAIAADNLGLKGLPKRLALGEVGSCLHVTSAEEANQIQEYARLSRLKIPVLIGIDAIHGNGLHKGVTIYPTSIGMASTFNPDLLRKTGEQTAREMRAAGMHWTFNPNIEITRDPRWGRTGETFGEDTYLVTRMGVALIKGLQGENGVEKDRVAACAKHMLGGGEPAGGLNAAPADMSEQKMREVYLPPFEAAVREAHVYSIMPAHNEVNGIPCHANAELMLGVARKEFGFKGFFISDWLDIERLKDMHAYLPTQNEAFCTAVEAGVDMHMHGPNFMEAIVDSVKKGRISEARIDAAIRKILELKFLLGLFDNPFVDVEKGKKDIFSKEHRDTALEAARQSIVLLKNDNLLPVKPGVFKRILVVGPNADSQGMLGDWAFEQPRENFVTVVDGIRKVFPDATVETACLEPQIVAMKEKDIADAEKKAKEADLNIVVVGENSQRYFRTPTCGENRDRDNLELPGLQQELLEKVHASGKPTILVLINGRPIGLPWADRKVSAIIEAWEPGSFGGLAIAEIIAGQVNPSGRLPISIPRHVGQIPTIYNHKKSQYSRHFTMSPATGALYPFGYGLSYTTWKYGDVKLSKSTIKPDETIIASCNVTNTGEREGTETVQLYINDEYGSVTRPVKELRGFERVTLKPGETRAVTFDISPKVLQCYTARKTWEVEPGTFKIMIGSSSRDKDLKQAQLTVK, from the coding sequence ATGCTTCGTTTTATTCTTTCTCTTCTTGGCGTTGGTTTATGGAGCTTCATCCCCTGCCAGGCGAAAGAACGGTATCAGGATGCTTCGTTGCCCGTCGAGGAACGAGTCAAGGATTTGATGAGTAAAATGACCCTTGAGGAAAAGGTGGCCCAGATGTGTCAATACGTGGGGATCGGCCACGCAGTGAAGGCAAAAAAAATGCCTGACGCATCTCGGACGATGGGGGGTATTGATGCCATTGCCGCTGATAATCTGGGGTTGAAGGGGCTTCCCAAGAGACTTGCCCTGGGAGAGGTGGGGTCCTGTCTTCACGTGACCAGCGCCGAAGAGGCGAATCAGATTCAGGAATATGCCCGTCTCAGCCGCTTGAAAATACCTGTTCTGATCGGAATTGATGCCATCCACGGCAACGGACTGCACAAGGGAGTGACGATTTATCCGACATCGATCGGGATGGCTTCGACTTTCAACCCCGATTTGCTCAGAAAGACCGGGGAACAGACGGCCCGTGAAATGAGGGCGGCCGGCATGCATTGGACCTTCAACCCCAATATCGAAATTACGCGAGATCCCCGCTGGGGAAGGACAGGTGAAACATTTGGTGAAGACACGTACCTTGTGACGCGCATGGGCGTGGCCCTGATTAAGGGGTTGCAGGGGGAAAACGGAGTTGAAAAGGACAGGGTGGCCGCCTGCGCCAAGCACATGCTTGGCGGTGGCGAGCCGGCGGGAGGTTTGAACGCCGCTCCAGCAGATATGTCGGAGCAGAAAATGCGGGAAGTGTATCTTCCGCCGTTCGAAGCGGCGGTCAGGGAGGCCCATGTCTACTCCATTATGCCTGCTCACAATGAGGTAAACGGTATTCCTTGCCATGCTAATGCGGAGCTGATGCTGGGTGTTGCCCGCAAGGAATTCGGGTTCAAGGGCTTTTTCATCAGCGACTGGCTTGATATTGAACGGTTGAAGGACATGCATGCCTATCTTCCTACCCAGAACGAAGCATTTTGCACGGCTGTGGAGGCGGGAGTAGATATGCACATGCATGGCCCTAATTTCATGGAAGCCATCGTTGACTCAGTGAAAAAGGGCCGGATTAGCGAAGCACGGATTGATGCCGCCATCCGCAAAATTCTGGAATTGAAATTCCTTCTGGGCCTGTTCGACAATCCCTTTGTCGACGTGGAAAAAGGGAAAAAGGATATTTTTTCCAAGGAACACCGTGACACGGCTCTCGAGGCTGCCCGCCAATCCATCGTGCTGCTCAAAAACGATAATCTTCTACCGGTCAAACCGGGGGTGTTCAAGCGCATTCTTGTCGTCGGTCCTAATGCGGACAGCCAGGGCATGCTGGGAGACTGGGCATTTGAGCAACCTAGGGAGAATTTCGTCACCGTTGTTGATGGGATCAGAAAAGTGTTTCCTGACGCGACGGTCGAAACGGCCTGCCTGGAACCCCAAATCGTTGCCATGAAGGAAAAGGATATCGCTGACGCCGAAAAAAAGGCGAAGGAGGCCGATCTGAATATCGTCGTCGTGGGCGAAAACTCGCAACGCTACTTCCGCACGCCGACATGCGGTGAAAACCGGGATCGCGACAATTTGGAATTACCCGGTCTTCAGCAGGAATTACTGGAAAAAGTCCACGCATCGGGCAAGCCTACCATTCTTGTGCTGATCAATGGGCGCCCTATTGGTCTGCCTTGGGCCGACAGGAAGGTATCTGCCATTATTGAGGCATGGGAACCCGGTTCGTTCGGCGGCCTTGCAATTGCGGAAATCATTGCCGGACAGGTTAATCCCAGCGGTAGGCTTCCGATTAGCATTCCCAGGCATGTGGGGCAGATTCCTACAATCTACAATCACAAAAAGTCTCAGTATTCAAGGCATTTTACGATGTCGCCCGCTACGGGGGCTTTGTATCCCTTCGGTTACGGCTTGAGTTATACGACCTGGAAGTACGGGGACGTCAAATTGTCGAAATCAACCATCAAACCGGATGAAACGATTATCGCTTCCTGCAATGTGACGAACACGGGAGAGAGGGAAGGGACGGAAACCGTCCAGTTGTACATCAATGACGAATACGGTTCCGTGACGAGACCCGTCAAGGAACTTAGGGGATTTGAACGCGTTACCCTGAAACCCGGTGAAACGCGTGCAGTAACATTTGATATTTCGCCAAAAGTTCTTCAATGTTATACTGCACGGAAAACGTGGGAAGTCGAACCGGGCACGTTTAAGATCATGATCGGTTCATCATCTCGTGATAAAGATTTGAAACAGGCTCAATTAACGGTAAAATAG
- a CDS encoding PD-(D/E)XK nuclease family protein, which yields MIAPVTRPIRSYSLNPAIALTKKFPSEASSPSAIRLDYLSPSSVKSYLSCSLRFFFERVVQIRKPATVALHVGKAIYSTLQSFNLARWRGQDSSEVAMEKAFSAHFLKLEKAEGSVDYDDEETRQKVRSCAWNTVKAYMTSDEVASQMPLGVEIGLSATIPNLPVPVQGVIDLVQHDLTAVDYKSSAAKPDTGHAAFDHELQLVTYQMMIEEATGDTPPSLDLIYLVKTKTPQVIRVKIPPADEQRKQRVADLYEIAYEGITTERFQPQPGMQCSWCQYRKEYSGGYNK from the coding sequence ATGATCGCTCCTGTAACCCGGCCAATACGCTCATACTCCCTGAACCCGGCTATCGCATTGACGAAGAAGTTTCCTTCGGAGGCTTCTTCTCCCTCTGCCATACGTCTGGACTACCTGTCTCCCTCCTCGGTCAAATCGTACCTGTCGTGTTCCCTTCGTTTCTTCTTCGAGAGGGTAGTGCAGATACGAAAACCGGCGACGGTTGCCCTGCATGTCGGCAAGGCCATCTACTCAACACTCCAATCCTTCAACCTCGCCCGGTGGCGAGGACAGGATAGTAGTGAAGTGGCCATGGAGAAAGCCTTCTCCGCCCACTTTCTGAAGTTGGAGAAGGCGGAAGGTTCTGTGGACTACGACGACGAAGAAACGAGACAGAAGGTACGTTCCTGTGCCTGGAACACGGTCAAGGCCTACATGACCTCCGACGAGGTTGCTTCACAGATGCCTTTGGGAGTGGAAATCGGTCTATCTGCCACCATTCCCAACCTGCCGGTTCCTGTGCAAGGCGTCATCGACCTCGTCCAGCACGACCTGACGGCAGTGGACTACAAGTCTTCTGCCGCCAAACCGGACACCGGGCATGCAGCCTTTGACCACGAACTTCAACTGGTTACCTACCAGATGATGATCGAAGAAGCGACGGGAGACACGCCTCCGTCGCTGGATCTGATCTACCTGGTCAAGACGAAGACGCCACAGGTGATCCGGGTCAAGATTCCGCCTGCTGACGAACAGCGTAAGCAACGCGTCGCCGACCTGTACGAAATCGCCTATGAAGGCATCACCACCGAGCGTTTCCAGCCCCAGCCCGGGATGCAATGCTCTTGGTGCCAGTACAGGAAGGAATACTCCGGAGGGTACAACAAGTGA
- a CDS encoding ankyrin repeat domain-containing protein yields MIGPEETNRQAGLPALLKSIDEGDHDVFFRLVNEGADVYERDANGHGARWHARQRQDQMILESLDLLESVHGKKISEEDDEKTVGHDPSSAPPRTGEGINCLEACEKAVKKFSVKTDEEYEEKQHLLQLLQLGDMDGVDDRGRTPLMVAIELGIISVAKWLIESEADVNIKDEDGMTALMYASGRGHVETVKLLLEYGAVIDMKEKYKRTALMFASENDHVEIVKLLLEHGADIDRECSLDQTALMCASMFGYVEVVKLLLEYGAFINMKDKEGMTALMYASKHGYVEIVKLLLEYGAVIDMKDKDGMTALMYASENGYVETVKLLKSYGAQ; encoded by the coding sequence TTGATCGGTCCGGAAGAAACGAACCGGCAAGCCGGGCTTCCCGCCTTGCTGAAAAGTATCGACGAAGGCGATCACGACGTTTTTTTCCGTCTGGTGAATGAGGGAGCAGATGTTTACGAACGGGATGCCAACGGTCATGGCGCTCGCTGGCATGCCCGCCAACGGCAGGATCAGATGATATTGGAGAGCCTGGATTTATTGGAATCCGTTCATGGAAAGAAAATTTCGGAAGAAGATGACGAAAAAACCGTAGGACATGATCCTTCATCAGCTCCTCCCCGGACCGGGGAGGGCATAAATTGTCTGGAAGCTTGCGAGAAAGCAGTCAAAAAATTTTCGGTGAAAACGGATGAGGAGTATGAAGAGAAACAGCATCTTCTGCAACTGTTGCAGCTCGGTGACATGGATGGGGTTGATGATCGGGGGAGAACCCCGTTGATGGTCGCTATTGAGTTGGGCATCATTTCCGTAGCGAAGTGGCTAATCGAGAGTGAAGCGGACGTCAACATAAAAGACGAAGATGGAATGACGGCTCTTATGTATGCTTCAGGGAGAGGTCATGTTGAAACCGTGAAACTGTTGCTGGAATATGGAGCTGTCATTGATATGAAAGAAAAATATAAAAGGACGGCTCTTATGTTTGCTTCAGAGAACGATCATGTTGAAATCGTGAAACTGTTGCTGGAGCATGGCGCGGACATCGACAGAGAATGCTCCCTCGATCAGACGGCTCTTATGTGTGCTTCAATGTTCGGTTATGTTGAAGTCGTGAAGTTGTTGCTGGAATATGGAGCTTTCATTAATATGAAAGACAAAGAAGGAATGACGGCTCTTATGTATGCTTCAAAGCACGGTTATGTTGAAATCGTGAAACTGTTGCTGGAATATGGAGCTGTCATTGATATGAAAGACAAAGATGGAATGACGGCTCTTATGTATGCTTCAGAGAACGGTTATGTTGAAACCGTGAAACTGTTGAAAAGCTACGGTGCCCAATAA